In Blattabacterium sp. DPU, the genomic window GGAGAAACTCATTGTTCCATTATAAATCCTCTACCTCATTGGGATTTATCAAAAAAATTTTGTTTATTTGATTCAAATTTAGGAACCAAAATATGTGGTTCTGGTTTTACAGTTTATATGGGAAAAGGTGCTAAATTACAAAGAAGTTTAATTCAATATTTTTTGGATCAAAACATACAAGCATCATATAAAGAATATAGTTTACCTTATCTTGTTAATGAAAAATCTGGATATGCTACAGGACAAATTCCTGATAAAGAAAATCAAATGTATTTCATAGAAAAAGATAACTTTTATTTAATTCCTACTGGAGAAGTTCCTATTATGAATTGTTTTAGAAATAGAATTCTTACAGATTTAGATCTTCCTATTAAAGCTACTACTTATACTTCTTGCTTTAGAAGAGAAGCCGGTTCTTATGGTTCAAAAGTGAGAGGATTAAATAGATTACATCAATTTGAAAAAGTTGAAATTATTCAAATAACAACCCCATATACTTCTTCTTATTCTTTAAAGGAAATGATTTCACATATAAAAAATATTTTAAAATCTTTAAATCTTCCCTTTCGTCTCGTTCGTTTAAGTGGTCCAGATCTTGGATTTTCTTCTGCTATAACTTATGATTTTGAAATTTATTCTACAGTACAGAAAAAATGGTTAGAAGTCAGTTCTATATCAAATTGTACTAATTTTCAGTCTAATAGATTACATCTCAGATATAAAACTATTACAGGAAATATAGAATTGTGTCATACTCTTAATGGTAGTGCTTTAGCTTTGCCGCGAATTATGGCTGCTTTATTAGAAAATAATCAAACCGAAAATAGAATTAATATTCCTAAAGTTTTGGTTCCTTATACAAAATTTGATCATATTAAATAAAATTTTTATGTTATGAAAGTGACTGAGCATATAGCTAAAGCAAAAAAAAGCTTATTTTCTTTTGAAATTTTACCTCCTTTAAGAGGACGTGATATAAAAGATATATTTTATACTTTAGATCCATTAATGGAATTTAGTCCTCCTTTTATTGATGTGACTTACCATCGTGAAGAATTTATTTATGTAGAAAAAGATAATGGACTTTTGCAAAGAAGGACAATTTCAAGACGTCCAGGAACCGTAGGTATTTGTGCGGCTATTATGAACAAATATGGAGTAGATGCAGTTCCTCATCTAATTTGTGGAGGATTTAGTAAACAAATGACGGAAAATGCTTTAATAGATTTAAATTTTTTAGGAATAGATAATGTTTTAGTTCTTAGAGGTGATCCTCTAAAATCTGAAAAAAATTTTATTGCACAAAAAGATGGACATAAATATGCTGTAGAACTTGTAAAACAAGTTAAAGATTTAAATATAGGAAAATATCTTGATAAAACTGTTGTTGAAAAAAAAGAATCTCCGTTATTTAATTTCTGTATCGGAGTCGCAGGATATCCAGAAAAACATTTAGAAGCTCCAAATATAGAAAGTGATTTATTTTTCTTGAAAAAAAAAGTAGAAGCAGGAGCTGATTATATTGTGACTCAAATGTTTTTTGATAACAAAAAATTTTTTAATTTCGTAGAAAAATGTAGATCAGAAGGAATTTCTGTTCCTATTATTCCTGGCATAAAACCTATTTCATCGAAAAAACAACTAAATGGTCTTCCTTCTCGTTTTTATCTAAATATTCCTAATGAATTAGTACAAGAAATAGAAAAAGTAAAAGATAAAAAAAACATTTATCATATTGGAATTGAATGGGCCATCCATCAATCTAAAGAATTAAAAAATTCTGGAGTAAAAGTGATCCATTATTATACAATGGATAAACCAGAAAATATTTACAAAATTGTACAAGCTATTTATTGATTTTTCTTATATATTTAAATAAAGAGTTTTTTTTATAGTTTTGATTATTTTTTCTTCATTAGGGAACCAATTTCCTACTAAATTAGGAGCATAAGGAGCGGGAGTATCTAACAAAGATACTCTACTAATAGGAGCATCAAGATAATCAAAGGCTTTTTTTTGTATAAAATATGAAATTTCAGAAGCTACAGATGAAAAAGGCCATGATTCTTCTAAAATTACTAAACGATTAGTTTTTATGACAGAAAGTAGTATAGATTCATAATCTAATGGACGTATAGTGCGAATATCTATAACCTCTACACTAATGTTTTCTTTCTCTAATTGAGATGCTATGTTTAATGCGATTTTCATAATTTTTCCAAAAGAAACTAAACTAACATCAGTTCCTTTTTTTTTGACATCTGCTTTTCCAATAGGAATAGTATATTCTTTATCTGGAATCATCATTGTATCTCCATACATTTGTTCAGATTCCATAAAAATTACTGGATTATTATCTCTGATAGAAGATTTTAAAAGACCTTTTGCATCATAAGGATTGCATGGAATAACCACTTTTAATCCAGGACAACTTGCATACCAGCTTTCAAAAGATTGAGAATGAGTTGCCCCTAATTGCCCAGCAGAACCAGTAGGCCCTCTAAAAACAATAGGTATATTCCATTGTCCCCCACTCATATAATATATTTTTGCCGCATTATTGATAATTTGATCCATGGCTACCAAAGAAAAGTTGAAAGTCATAAACTCAATAATAGGTCTACACCCATTCATAGCAGAACCTATTCCTATTCCCGAAAATCCTAATTCAGATATAGGAGTATCAATAATTCTTTTTGGTCCAAATTCTTCTAGCATTCCTTTAGAAGCTTTATAAGCTCCATTATATTGAGCTACTTCTTCGCCCATAAGATAAATTGTGTTATCTCTTCTCATTTCTTCACTCATAGCTTCTGCTATAACTTCACGAAAACTTTTTCTTTTCATACACATACACATATAATTAGGGGTCAGTCTTTCAATTTCATTTTCACTGAAAAATGGAAAAACGGAAAAGAAAGAAAATCTTTCTTTTCCGCTTTTCCGTTTGATTTTTTTAAAAATACTTGATTCATTCTTTCTTTATATATTCATTTTTTCTTGATTCATTTTTTTTCTTTCTTTATACATTCTTCTTTCTTTTTCTTTTCTTTTTTTATAAAAAAATTCTTGTTTTTTTCGTAAAGTCATTTCTTCATCTTTTGTATCTGTTATTGTTTTTAACAATTTATGTAAAAAGATGTTTTTCTCTTTAAGTACTTTTAATTTTTCTTTTCCTAATTTTTTCTTATTTTCAAATTCTTTTTCAGCTCGTATTTGTTCTTCTGACCCTAGAGGTTTCAATCTCATTATCATTTTGTTTTTTGTCATTTGATCCAAAATATCCTTTTGGATTTCTGCCAATTTGTTGTATTCATCAAAATATTTTACTCTGTCTTCCTCTAATTCTTCTATTTTCACTCCTATTTCTTTAATTTTTATAGATAAATCTTCAGGATCTATCTCATCAAAATTAAAATTTTCAGGATTTTTATCCGAATCATAATAAACATTTGGAATAGGGGCATCATCAGCATCAGGATTGTCAGGAGGATCAGGGTTAGAAGAAGTAGCTACATTAGGGTTATTATTATTCCCGTCATATTCTTCTCCTGCAGAAGTCATATCATCATTACAGGAAATCATAAATCCTAATGTTATAAAAATTGTGGGAATCAAAAATTTAAAGGAAGTATTCATAATAAAAATTTTTAATATTATTATTAAATATATAAAAAAATTCTTACGTGTAAATAAGAATTTTATTATATTTTATTATATTTTTGACAAAACCATCCTTCCAAATGTAGTATATTTGGAACAATGGTTAGATTTATTATAATTTATATATTCCTATGAATCAGTTCATTAGATTAGTTATACGAGGGATTTCCTTAAGTCAAATACAATCTGGGATATATGTTTTATTACTTGAAGAAGAATCTGGAAAAATAAAGCTTCCAATTATTATAGAAAGTTCACAAGCTCAGTCTATTGCTTATGCTTTAGGGAAAAGAGATCCATCTAGATCTTTTACTCATGATTTATTTCTTTCTTTTGCAAGAATATTCCATATTCGATTAAAAGCCATAGTTATATATAAACTAGTAAATGGAATATTTTTTTCTTATTTATTGTTAGAAAAAGATTCTATAAAAAAAGAAGAAAAAGAAATAAAAGAATATAAAATAGATTCAAAAACATCGGATGCTGTTGCTTTAGCTGTACGTTTTCAAGCTCCTATTTATACAACAAAAGAAATTTTAGATAAAGCTGGAATTTATTTTGAAAATGGATTTCCTATGGATAAAGAAAATGATCCTTATGAAACAGGAGCAGAAAATAGTACTCTTCTTTTTTTCAAAGAAAAAAGTAAACAAGATTTAGAAAATATGACTGAGAAAGATTTAAATGTTTTACTCAATCATGCAGTAAACAATGAATGTTATGAACTTGCAGCAAGAATAAAAAAAGAATTAGATAGAAGAGAATAAATTAATTTATTTTTTTTCAAATCTAATAAAACTATAATTGAATAAATGATTTTTATCTTTTTCATAAATAAACTCATGCATTTTTTTCCACTGTTTTAGATTTATTTTTGGAAATTTAGTATCCCCATGAAATTTCTCATGAACAAGTGTTAATTCTATAACATGTGCTTTTTCTATTATAGAGGTGTATGTTTTTTCCCCTCCTATAACAAATATTTTATCGCATGTTAAATTTTCTATTTGTTTTGTAGAAGAAATAATTCTAATATTTTTTTGATTTTTAAAATTGATTTTTTTTTTTGTTAAAATGAGATTATTCCTTTCTGGAAGTATTTTTCCTATAGATTCAAAAGTTTTTCTTCCCATTAAAACTGTTTCTCCCGTAGTTAGATTTTTAAAACGTTTTAAATCATTAGGCAAATGCCACATTAATTGATTATTTTTTCCTATAAATCCATTTCTTGAAATAGCAGCAATCAGTATAATTTTCATGATTATTTCAATTTTTTTTATATTTTTAAATTTATGGATATTCCAATTAAATATGATCCCAAATCCGTGGAGAAAAAAAGATATCATTATTGGATGAGGAAAAATTACTTTTCATCTTATCCAGACGATAGAATTCCTTATACTATAATAATGCCTCCTCCAAATGTAACTGGAGTTCTTCATATAGGACATATGTTGAATAATACAATACAGGATGTATTGATTAGACATGCTAGAATGAAAGGATATAATACTTGTTGGATTCCAGGAGTAGATCATGCATCTATTGCAACAGAAGCTAAAGTTATACACCAATTAAAAAAAAGAGGATTGTCGAAAATTGTTTTAGGAAGAGAAAAATTTTTGTTTCATGTCATGAAATGGTCTAAAAAATATAAAAACATTATTTTTGAACAACTTAAAAAGTTAGGATGTTCATGTGATTGGAATCGTACCCAATTTACGATGAGTCCTAAATTATCTAGATCTATAACAAAAGTTTTTATTAATTTGTATGATAAGGGATATATATATAGAGGATATCATGTTGTTAATTGGGACCCAGAAGCTCAAACTACCCTTTCGGATGAAGAAATTATTTATAAGGAACATATTGGTAAACTTTATTATTTAAAATATAAAATAAAAGGAGAAGAAAATTATGTTACTATAGCTACAACTCGTCCAGAAACCATATTTGGTGATACAGCAATTTGTTTTCATCCAGATGATATGCGTTATTATCATTTGAAAGGAAAATATGCTCAAATTCCAATAATTAATAGATATATTCCAATAATACAAGATTCATATGTAGATCCTAATTTTGGAACTGGATGTTTGAAAATAACTCCAGCTCATGATATATATGATAAAAATATAGCAGATAAACATAAATTGAAAATAATAGACATTTTCAATAAAAATGCAACTCTAAATGATAAAGGTCTTCATTATAAAGGGATGGATCGTTTTGAAGTAAGAAAAAAAATTATAGAAGAACTTTATCAATTGCAAGCGATACAAAATATCGAAAAATATAATCATAAAATAGGATTCTCAGAAAGAACTTTATCTGTAGTAGAACAAAGATTATCTATTCAATGGTTCTTAAAAATGAAAAAAATGTCTATTCCTGCTATAGAAGCAGTGAAAAAAGGAAATATTCAATTTTATCCCAAAAAATTTTATAACATTTATTTTAAATGGATGAATAAAATTCGTGATTGGAATATATCTAGACAATTATGGTGGGGACATCGTATTCCTGTCTATTATTATGGTAAAGGAATTAATGATTTCGTAGTCGCAGAAAGTTTAGAAAAAGCATTAAAAAAAGCGAGATGTAAAAGTCAAAATCCATATTTAAGTTATAATGAAATAAGGCAAGATCCAGATGTTTTAGATACTTGGTTTTCCTCTTGGTTATTGCCTATATCTATATTTGATGGAATACATCATCCTTATAATCATGAAATTTGTTATTATTATCCTACTGAAGAAATAGTAACAGGTTCAGACATATTATTTTTTTGGGTTGCACGTATGATTATGTCTGGTTTTTTATTGAAAAATCATAAACCTTTTAATAAGGTTTATTTTACTGGAATTGTCAGAGATTATAAAAATAATAAAATCTCAAAATCATTAAATAATTCTCCAAATCCTATAGATTTAATTAATAAATATGGGGCAGATGCTGTTCGTATGGGACTTATGTTAAAAAATAGTGCAGGAAAAGATTTTCATTTTGAAGAAAAAATATGTGTACAGGGAAGAAATTTTTCTAATAAAATATGGAATGCTTTTCGTTTAATTCAAAGTTGGGAAGTAACAAAAGATCAATATGTTTCTGATTCCTCTTTACTTGCTATTGAATGGGTTAGAAATCGTTTTTATTATATTTTAGATATATATGAAAAATATTTCCAAAAATATAAGTTGGACAAATCATTAATGGTTTTATATAAGTTTATTTGGTATGATTTTTGCACTTTTTTTCTAGAAATTGTAAAACCTATTTCAGGAAAAAAATATATTCCAGAAATGGTATATTTAAATGTTATTCAATTTTTTGAAAATATATTGAAACTCTTACATCCATATATGCCTTTTATTTCAGAAGAGATTTGGAATCTAATTAGAAAAAGAAAATCAAAAGAAGCTCTTATTATTTCTTCTTGGCCTGAAAAAAAATTTTATGATTATAATATTTTAGTTTCTTTCGAAAAAGCAACTGAAATAATATCTGAAATACGTAATATTAGAAATCAGAATCATATTTCTCATAAAAAAAGTCTTGTTTTATTTTCTATAAGAAAAAAAGAAAAAGAAGAAAAAAAATATGATCCCATTATATTGAAACTAGCCAATTTAGAGAAAATAATTCCTGTATCAGAAAAACCAGAAAATGTCCCATTTTTTTCTTTTTTGTTAGATACAGATCAATTTTTTTTATTATTAGATCGTAAAAAGGGGAATTCAAATCATATGGATATTATTAAAATTGAAAATAAAATTCAATATTTTAATAATTTATTATCTATGATTAGAAAAAATTTATATAACAATAAATATGTGACTTCTGTTCCAAAAAATTTACTTTTGAAAGAAAGAAAAAAAGAAAATGATACATTAAATAAAATCGCTAAACTGAAAGAATATTTAGAATATTTAAAAAAATAAGGAGATTTTACCATTCACTACTACTACCTCCTCCTCCAAAATTTCCTCCTTCTCCAAATCCATCAAAATTATCATCATGATCATGATATAAATTTTTATCTCTAAATAAAAAATTTGTTAAAAATAATGTCATTAATAATGAAGAATCTGTTGTTTTATTCATATAAAAAAAATAAAATAAAAAAAATATCATTAAAAAAATACCAATAATGATGAACACTTTATATCTTTCAGAAATGCGATTATTCTGTTTTTTTTGAAATTTATTTTTTAAAATTTTAAATATTTCTTTAGTTCCACAATCTATAGCTTGATAATAGAGATTATTTTTTAATATAGGTTTGATTTTTTTTATAATTTTTATAGTTAAAAAATCGGTAATATAAGGTTCTATCCCATATCCGTTTTGAATGGATATTTTTTTATCATGAATAGATAATAATATAATAATCCCATTATTCTTATGAATTTTTCCAATTTTCCATTTTTCTCCCCATTTAGAAGCTAATAAATTAGGATCTTCTCCATGAAGATCCTGAATGATAGAAACTAAAATCTCTGTCGATGTCACTTCAGAATATGAAATAAGTTTTTGATTTAATTCTTTTATTTGTTTTTTAGATAAAACTCCGACATAATCCTGAATAGGATATATTTTTTTTGGGGCCTCAGGAATATTAAATTGTCCTTGTATTAAATTCGAACAAAAAAAAATTAAAATAATTAAAATAGATTGAATAATTTTTTTCATGATCTTTTTGAATTGCTCCTATGCATTTTGATCCTTCAATCTCATAATCATATTTTTTTATTTTCCAAAATCTATAATTGGAGAATTTTTCGATTCTATTTGAGATTGGAAATATCCTTTTTCTTTGAACTGATCAAAAAAGCTTGCAATTCCAATTTTTGGAAACTGGTTTCTATAAGTATTGAAATTATTTACTTTTTCATTAAAACGATTTCTTTCTACATTAATACGGTTTTCTGTTCCTTCTAATTGATTTTGCAATTCATAAAAATTTTGCGTTGATTTAAGATTAGGATAATTTTCAACAATTAATAACAATCTATTTACAGTATTGTTTAAGTGATCTTGTGCTTGTTGGAATTTACTTATTTGATTTTGATTTAAATCATTTCTATTTATAGAAATAGAAGTTGCCTTTGCTCTAGCTTCTATAATTTGATTGAATGTATTTTTTTCAAAATTAGCAGATCCTTTTACTGTATTTACCAAGTTAGGAATTAAATCAACTCTACGTTGATAAACATTTTCTACTTGTCCCCATTGTTTTTTAATATTTTCGTTAAGTTTGACAAGTTGATTGTATGTATTAATAATCCATAATACAGTTACAAATGTCAATATAAAAATTGAGGAAATAACTATCAGAAAACTTTTTT contains:
- a CDS encoding LemA family protein, whose translation is MKKSFLIVISSIFILTFVTVLWIINTYNQLVKLNENIKKQWGQVENVYQRRVDLIPNLVNTVKGSANFEKNTFNQIIEARAKATSISINRNDLNQNQISKFQQAQDHLNNTVNRLLLIVENYPNLKSTQNFYELQNQLEGTENRINVERNRFNEKVNNFNTYRNQFPKIGIASFFDQFKEKGYFQSQIESKNSPIIDFGK
- a CDS encoding dihydrofolate reductase — its product is MKIILIAAISRNGFIGKNNQLMWHLPNDLKRFKNLTTGETVLMGRKTFESIGKILPERNNLILTKKKINFKNQKNIRIISSTKQIENLTCDKIFVIGGEKTYTSIIEKAHVIELTLVHEKFHGDTKFPKINLKQWKKMHEFIYEKDKNHLFNYSFIRFEKK
- a CDS encoding TPM domain-containing protein, with the protein product MKKIIQSILIILIFFCSNLIQGQFNIPEAPKKIYPIQDYVGVLSKKQIKELNQKLISYSEVTSTEILVSIIQDLHGEDPNLLASKWGEKWKIGKIHKNNGIIILLSIHDKKISIQNGYGIEPYITDFLTIKIIKKIKPILKNNLYYQAIDCGTKEIFKILKNKFQKKQNNRISERYKVFIIIGIFLMIFFLFYFFYMNKTTDSSLLMTLFLTNFLFRDKNLYHDHDDNFDGFGEGGNFGGGGSSSEW
- the metF gene encoding methylenetetrahydrofolate reductase [NAD(P)H] is translated as MKVTEHIAKAKKSLFSFEILPPLRGRDIKDIFYTLDPLMEFSPPFIDVTYHREEFIYVEKDNGLLQRRTISRRPGTVGICAAIMNKYGVDAVPHLICGGFSKQMTENALIDLNFLGIDNVLVLRGDPLKSEKNFIAQKDGHKYAVELVKQVKDLNIGKYLDKTVVEKKESPLFNFCIGVAGYPEKHLEAPNIESDLFFLKKKVEAGADYIVTQMFFDNKKFFNFVEKCRSEGISVPIIPGIKPISSKKQLNGLPSRFYLNIPNELVQEIEKVKDKKNIYHIGIEWAIHQSKELKNSGVKVIHYYTMDKPENIYKIVQAIY
- the serS gene encoding serine--tRNA ligase, giving the protein MLQTSFIRKNKEKVLLGLEKRNFQKLYLINEILILDEKKKIAQNILNKILQEENLISKKIGKIINSYNNDFQIKSLKEKSFFLKKKRKNTNIQLEKISKNLEKKLNQIPNIPDEKIKKNYEKNDILFQEGETHCSIINPLPHWDLSKKFCLFDSNLGTKICGSGFTVYMGKGAKLQRSLIQYFLDQNIQASYKEYSLPYLVNEKSGYATGQIPDKENQMYFIEKDNFYLIPTGEVPIMNCFRNRILTDLDLPIKATTYTSCFRREAGSYGSKVRGLNRLHQFEKVEIIQITTPYTSSYSLKEMISHIKNILKSLNLPFRLVRLSGPDLGFSSAITYDFEIYSTVQKKWLEVSSISNCTNFQSNRLHLRYKTITGNIELCHTLNGSALALPRIMAALLENNQTENRINIPKVLVPYTKFDHIK
- a CDS encoding bifunctional nuclease family protein, whose amino-acid sequence is MNQFIRLVIRGISLSQIQSGIYVLLLEEESGKIKLPIIIESSQAQSIAYALGKRDPSRSFTHDLFLSFARIFHIRLKAIVIYKLVNGIFFSYLLLEKDSIKKEEKEIKEYKIDSKTSDAVALAVRFQAPIYTTKEILDKAGIYFENGFPMDKENDPYETGAENSTLLFFKEKSKQDLENMTEKDLNVLLNHAVNNECYELAARIKKELDRRE
- a CDS encoding valine--tRNA ligase, producing the protein MDIPIKYDPKSVEKKRYHYWMRKNYFSSYPDDRIPYTIIMPPPNVTGVLHIGHMLNNTIQDVLIRHARMKGYNTCWIPGVDHASIATEAKVIHQLKKRGLSKIVLGREKFLFHVMKWSKKYKNIIFEQLKKLGCSCDWNRTQFTMSPKLSRSITKVFINLYDKGYIYRGYHVVNWDPEAQTTLSDEEIIYKEHIGKLYYLKYKIKGEENYVTIATTRPETIFGDTAICFHPDDMRYYHLKGKYAQIPIINRYIPIIQDSYVDPNFGTGCLKITPAHDIYDKNIADKHKLKIIDIFNKNATLNDKGLHYKGMDRFEVRKKIIEELYQLQAIQNIEKYNHKIGFSERTLSVVEQRLSIQWFLKMKKMSIPAIEAVKKGNIQFYPKKFYNIYFKWMNKIRDWNISRQLWWGHRIPVYYYGKGINDFVVAESLEKALKKARCKSQNPYLSYNEIRQDPDVLDTWFSSWLLPISIFDGIHHPYNHEICYYYPTEEIVTGSDILFFWVARMIMSGFLLKNHKPFNKVYFTGIVRDYKNNKISKSLNNSPNPIDLINKYGADAVRMGLMLKNSAGKDFHFEEKICVQGRNFSNKIWNAFRLIQSWEVTKDQYVSDSSLLAIEWVRNRFYYILDIYEKYFQKYKLDKSLMVLYKFIWYDFCTFFLEIVKPISGKKYIPEMVYLNVIQFFENILKLLHPYMPFISEEIWNLIRKRKSKEALIISSWPEKKFYDYNILVSFEKATEIISEIRNIRNQNHISHKKSLVLFSIRKKEKEEKKYDPIILKLANLEKIIPVSEKPENVPFFSFLLDTDQFFLLLDRKKGNSNHMDIIKIENKIQYFNNLLSMIRKNLYNNKYVTSVPKNLLLKERKKENDTLNKIAKLKEYLEYLKK
- a CDS encoding pyruvate dehydrogenase complex E1 component subunit beta, which codes for MKRKSFREVIAEAMSEEMRRDNTIYLMGEEVAQYNGAYKASKGMLEEFGPKRIIDTPISELGFSGIGIGSAMNGCRPIIEFMTFNFSLVAMDQIINNAAKIYYMSGGQWNIPIVFRGPTGSAGQLGATHSQSFESWYASCPGLKVVIPCNPYDAKGLLKSSIRDNNPVIFMESEQMYGDTMMIPDKEYTIPIGKADVKKKGTDVSLVSFGKIMKIALNIASQLEKENISVEVIDIRTIRPLDYESILLSVIKTNRLVILEESWPFSSVASEISYFIQKKAFDYLDAPISRVSLLDTPAPYAPNLVGNWFPNEEKIIKTIKKTLYLNI